From Plasmodium chabaudi chabaudi strain AS genome assembly, chromosome: 12, the proteins below share one genomic window:
- a CDS encoding conserved Plasmodium protein, unknown function (tmhmm; query 1-358; ~;query 289-300; ~;query 351-357; ~;query 266-288; ~;query 301-323; ~;query 328-350; ~;query 1-265; ~;query 324-327): MRCAFFLFFFLLIFLNYKVRTGKCSELANVSNPANTFFLSLNKIKITALDILSDYKKERNIITKVFEKNQHENDYIFINEKINSYNSINITCTFKAKKKIDKTNFVVLLVKHFEGDIDHSKKDETFIFTNTYENDLIISNLSLLLVNLTAMSGYYKFDVFITDGQGNLMFFKLVKIFLYFHNNIPIIQYPIKRQTIKREKINKGGVSIIIEHICKNKLMINNSSLNVFNKLVVHNFKEYYPQPLISERQYFTHNYVNKRSSENGVISIIHTILIVAFFIIYIYFIIFYMKYNIKIINISYINYAFVFSFICIIFLFILYDLYFNVLEIYRIFILFFSFFLFLFFKTLTNLEKYRKID; this comes from the coding sequence ATGAGATGtgctttttttctttttttctttcttttaatatttctaaaTTATAAAGTAAGAACGGGAAAATGCAGTGAGCTAGCCAATGTTTCTAATCCGGCAAAcaccttttttttatccttaaataaaataaaaataacagcATTAGATATATTAAGTGATTATAAGAAAGAACggaatattattacaaaggtgtttgaaaaaaaccaacatgaaaatgattacatttttatcaatgaaaaaataaactccTATAATTCGATAAATATAACCTGCACATTTAaagcgaaaaaaaaaatcgacaAGACAAACTTTGTAGTACTTTTAGTAAAACATTTTGAAGGAGATATAGATCATTcaaaaaaagatgaaacatttatatttacaaacacatatgaaaatgatttaaTCATTTCAAATTTATCACTTTTATTAGTTAACTTAACAGCAATGAGTGggtattataaatttgatgTTTTTATAACAGACGGACAAGGTaatttaatgttttttaagcttgtcaaaatatttttgtattttcataataatataccaATAATACAATATCCAATAAAAAGGCAGACAATAAAAAgagagaaaataaataaaggaGGTGTAAGCATAATTATAGAgcatatttgtaaaaacaaattaatgataaataatagTTCATTAAATGTGTTTAACAAATTGgttgttcataattttaagGAGTATTATCCACAACCTTTAATTTCCGAGAGACAATATTTTACACACAATTATGTTAATAAGAGAAGTTCGGAAAATGGGGTTATATCTATTATACATACTATTTTAATAgttgctttttttattatatatatttattttattattttttatatgaaatataatattaaaattatcaatataagttatattaattatgcATTTgtgttttcatttatatgcattatttttttgtttatactTTATGATTTGTATTTTAATGTTCTCGAAATTTAtcgtatatttattttatttttttcattttttttgtttcttttttttaaaacattaacAAATTTGGAAAAATACAGAAAGATAGATTGA
- a CDS encoding RAP protein, putative (query 651-651;GPI_cleavage_site_score=0.3306;~;query 432-670; ~;query 409-431; ~;query 1-408; ~tmhmm; query 1-671; ~pfam_scan;Pfam:PF08373.6; E()=5.0E-13;score=48.7;query 596-664;description=RAP;~iprscan;InterPro:IPR013584 : RAP domain;Pfam:PF08373; score=3.4E-13;query 596-664;description=RAP domain;~iprscan;InterPro:IPR013584 : RAP domain;Prosite:PS51286; score=13.962;query 594-664;description=RAP domain): MIKPKIWTHRIFNIIKREKGYSTKNVIQIEKQKVESLVLYFQKCIQEDRINNCNLFHFNAIHDDKPSIKNVHINLVRISYFLKNIKIDENKWLSIYEKISNLEIISDKLYLKKKDIENCENNIQNGSMIFPNYVLENNLSIEYNIRELHTSYLFVFNTCISSLSKYLSLYDIKKYLLILKSCERFFNFFFKLHKNRKSKKDTSICPKLNFLYLYSTSQNYMENAKILKSQNNSSIIINEKDKFNFSYHYEELYKLKYHQIFINKINLTINIFKNINFYSISYEYYEQVLNFLYNQTKNGIIIENAILNFLNYFMKQIKNETDNKNLHISSLFKVVNIMYYSKIVHKGIVENFVENLKKNANTNDIYKGNTFFNCLKLLTLLERNDDIIYVYKYCREYIINKNPQDIFNLFFFSSIIGLFDLSLINLYISLLKKYKTMPTTFDISYNVHQNYNDDIPKIYTPLLHKNYYTLLGWDIVINNFIKHLRDDQKEIIEIVKIDFNTKNVYYTYSNRISNDVTYLSKEINFLLNFYQINMAKVVNTKNNNFFYNQYSIYNILKKKFNEHSIIYEYITKQNILIDILLILKKNNIDDYKLFAIEFNGRTHYNLQINQDNITTNNLHYYLKENYNTQFKKFITSNLGFINIYIPFYKWNSLNLSQKEEYLINSIHSFK; the protein is encoded by the coding sequence ATGATAAAACCAAAGATCTGGACACATAGGATCTTTAACATTATTAAACGGGAAAAAGGTTATTCcacaaaaaatgtaatacaaattgaaaaacaaaaagtaGAAAGCttagttttatattttcaaaaatgtaTACAAGAAGACCGaattaataattgtaatttatttcattttaatgCTATACATGATGACAAGCcaagtattaaaaatgttcatataaatttagtCAGAATAtcctattttttgaaaaatattaaaattgatgaaaataaatggctatctatttatgaaaaaataagtaacctagaaataataagcgataaattatatttaaaaaaaaaggacaTAGAAAATTgcgaaaataatattcaaaatggATCGATGATCTTTCCAAATTATGttttggaaaataatttatctatagaatataatattcgAGAATTGCACACGTCTTATTTATTCGTTTTTAATACATGTATCTCCTCGTTGTCCAAATATCTCTCTCTATATGacataaagaaatatttgttGATACTAAAAAGTTGTGAACgcttttttaactttttttttaaattacataaaaatcgaaaaagcaaaaaagATACTAGTATTTGCCCAAAattaaactttttatatttatattcaactagccaaaattatatggaaaatgcaaaaattttaaaaagccAAAATAACAGcagcataataataaacgaaaaagacaaatttaattttagcTACCATTATGAAGaactatataaattaaagtaccatcaaatatttattaacaaaataaatctaACTAtcaacatatttaaaaatattaatttttattctattagttatgaatattatgaacaagttttaaattttttgtacaaccaaacaaaaaatggtaTAATAATTGAGAACGCTATactaaattttttgaattattttatgaaacaaatcaaaaatgaaacagACAATAAAAACCTTCATATTAGCTCCCTGTTTAAAGTTGTTAATATCATGTATTACTCCAAAATTGTTCACAAAGGTATTGTGGAAAATTTtgttgaaaatttaaaaaaaaatgcaaatacaaatgatatatacaaaggaaacacattttttaactgtttaaaattattaacattattagaaagaaatgatgatattatatatgtatataaatattgtagagaatatattatcaacaAAAATCCACAAGACATTTTTaatctcttttttttttcgtctaTTATTGGTTTATTTGATTTGTCTcttattaatttgtatataagccttttaaaaaaatataaaacaatgcCTACTACTTTTGACATATCTTATAATGTTCaccaaaattataatgatgatataccaaaaatatatacacctTTGTTacacaaaaattattacacaTTATTGGGATGGGATATAgtgataaataattttattaagcATTTAAGAGATGatcaaaaagaaataatcgAAATTGTTAAAATAGATTTTAATACCAAAAATGTCTATTATACTTACTCCAATAGAATATCAAATGATGTTACTTATTTatcaaaagaaataaattttttattaaatttttatcaaattaatATGGCCAAAGTTGTTAATAcgaaaaataacaattttttttataatcaatatagtatatataatattttaaaaaaaaaatttaatgaacactcaataatatatgaatatataaccaaacaaaatattttaattgatatattattaattttgaaaaaaaataatatagatgATTATAAATTGTTTGCAATTGAATTTAATGGACGGACAcattataatttacaaaTTAATCAAGACAATATAActacaaataatttacattattatttgaaagaaaattataatacacaatttaaaaaatttatcacATCAAATTTAggttttattaatatttatattccttTCTATAAATGGAATAGTTTAAATTTATCACAAAAAGAAGAATATCTCATAAATTCTATACACTCttttaaatga